In the Onychostoma macrolepis isolate SWU-2019 chromosome 08, ASM1243209v1, whole genome shotgun sequence genome, TGTGAATATCTGAAATGTGGGTTGAATACAGCTTTTATGTAGAACATTTGTGTGAAATTTAGATATTTCACATGGTTCTGTTGCACTGTTGTGTAGTTGTTTTCTAGTATTGTTGAGGTGATTATTATCTCATTATATTTCTGGTATAAATTAGGTGTCTATATCTCAAAATACTCGGACTGCCTTGACCTGAAGCGGTGGTACGATGGCAAGACAGGCTACATAGTCCTTTTGAAGCTGACAAAGGTATGCAAGTTGGTGGAAAATTGTAATTCTTCCACCATAATTCTGTTACTTTGTGCTGGTTTTTCCTAATCCACCACATGCAAACATGTTttcttatatatttaaacatcaGGGGAGAGTGAAAGAGGTTACAGACAACTACACCCAGAATTTCACTCCTCCAACAGCTGGCTACGACTGCCACATATCAGATCAGCTTGGTGCGGTGTCTTCAACTATTAGTTCTTTCTTGGCCTATGAGCGAACACAGGTGATAAAGCTCTCAAAgctcttccttccttccttccttccttagTTTCAAACTGTAAATCTAACAAGGTTGGTTTGTCTTGCAGTACTATATGTATGAACTCCATGATGGAAGCAATGAAATAGAAACGTGTCCAAGACATGCATGTCCGTTTGCCATTGTGGCATTCTCATATGGGAAGATGAGCACCACACCAGAGTTGGAGAAAAAAAGGTTTAGCAGTTTTTATACTCTTTCTATCTTATTAAGTGAAACTTTAATAATGGTGATTTTTgacaactaaagtttttttttttttctactgtttCTTTTAAAGCCAAGACAAAACAGGTAAGAATTAGATTATTTTGCatgttcttttctgtttttgtggTGAAATTGCATATAGGGCAATTAGCGAAGATTGTTTAATTCACAAGCTTGTCcattgtctttattttaattaattgttaaagGGTTTTGTAATATTCggtgtattttaaatgttccttttaGAGTATGTAATTATCAACATGGTGTTTTAAGCTAAATCTTGTATTGTAGTGTTTCATTACCAACCATGGATTGGCCAGTTCAAGATTGAATCTACTGTCTATGATGTTGGTCTTCAGTCTTCGAGCGGAGCCTGGTTCCCAGCCAaactgtatgttttatttaacgACATGTATAAACCATATTTGGTAATGCACCCAAAAGCTGCCCAAGAATCATGGGTAGATTCAGATATATTATACTATGTACTTATACGCTATAGGACTGAAAtgcaaactgtattttcagccCAAAGACAGTTCAAATTGACCATGCAATTGGTGTGTCTGAACTGAAGAGGACCTTGCCACGTGAAATCTTTGAAACTTGCATTGTGGGTGAAGGTgtgtttaacattttattttggtaATTGACACTATCGCCCATATTGGTACTAAAACTGTAAATGAGTGCTTGGGCGACGTCTTGTAATTTGTTTCCCTCTATCTCCACACAGTTTGCATAGATGGCAGATGTTTCAACTTGTATGACGTTGTCTCTTCTAAGGCGAAAAATGACCTGGCTCAGATAGCCCAAGAGCTGAAGGAAAAAGACACGGTAAATATGGAGAAGAgggaaatatttttaataattggaCAAATCTCTGAACAAATTTTATCCATTCAACAGGCTCTTGTTATCCCTCTGGAAGATTCTGGGTTTCTTATATTGTTACACTCTACGCACCTCTTCTCTTATGAAGGTAAGATGTTGCCCAACAGATTCTAATCCCACTAATTTTCTTAGagtaattgatttttaaaaccaatgtataaacctttaaaaaaaacacccacCATGAGCTCCGAGGTTGTTAATTAGTGATATATGCTTTTATTAATGCTGCCAATCTGTGTCAATTCCTGAAGAACTACAGTATATTACCAAAAATCCTATTTGGAACTTTAAACTGATATATCCTACTGACACTACAGCAAAGgatttttgttggtgaaaatactagtggcctGGCCTAAGTCCTTTGcacagtactgtatatatatatatatatatatatatatatatatatatatatatatatatatatatatatatatatatatatatatatatatatatatagtgaacatttgtaaatgtaatttgaaatttttaaataattattttaatttccttTTCTAGATGCAAAGTCGGGTAAGGCAGCAGCACTTCAAGGCATGTTTATTTTCCCAGACTCAAGAACTGTGCCAAGAGGTAATAAGGagaataatttgatttattagatttttacatCTGTGTACCTTATGCAGCTTTTATTTGCAAGTATTTCACATCGCATGAACATATCTTTTGTATGGTTTTATGTTTAGATGCCAAGTCTGACCTGCAAAATACTAAGGTGTCAACAGAAATAATGCAAGTAATCCCAGCACTCAACTATGCAGAAACAGAGATGGAAAAATGTCCTCAAAACCAGCAGGGACGCTCTCAGATGTCTTTAGAGAAGCATTTGCAAGACTATGGCACCCTTTTTCACCCAGGGCTATTGGATGTTCCCACCAGGGAAGCCAGTATGTTTCCAGATCAATATGATGTGCCTGGTGGTTTTACCCTAATATCGCCTAAATGGTCACAAGAGGCAGGCACTCGATTAAAGTCCTATTTTGATGAGCCATATGGCTTTACTATTCCAGTAGGAAGGGCATTGGAGTTACTCACTGCTGGTCGACAACAGCGTGGTGATGATCACGACGATGATGTCTATTACTGTATATCATCACCAGAGGAGGTGCCACAGACTGATGGCCACATTGAAATGGAGGTGACAAAGCAATCTGAGGCCATCAGTGATGCCTCTGACAGAATAGCTGAAACAGTTAAGAGACAAAAAGATGAGCAAAAGCATTCGTCCACAGAGAAGCCTCAACCTGCTTTGCCAGAGGGGCTTGGAAAGCTGGGAACAGCTGTAGTTACAGTAGCTGACAGTGTGTTGGAATATCCAACTTCCACAGTGTCACCTAAATTGGGTGATGTCCCTACAGAGAATTGTGTAAGTATTGAGAATGATGTTGAGAAAACATCTCAAGGTAGTACTAAAGGAGATGATGATGGAGTCGGTGTATCTACAAAAGAGACTCCCATCCAAACTAGCAGTATACCAATAATCAAATCAACAGAAGAAGGTGCTGCTGGGGGGATGGAGGATAATACACATCCTGAGAAAACGATACCTGATCCTGATAAGAAAGTAAATCGAAGGTCCTTTTCAAGGCGTAGAGGTAGGAAGCGTAGAACTCATTGGAAAACCATGCAGAATAAAAAAGAAGTTCAAAAAAACATTGCTTTACCAACTTCAAGTTTGCCTGTCGTTTTGCCAGTGAATTCTCCCGATGACTCTACGAAAGACCAGATTAAAACTGATGACATCAATCAAAAACCCCATTCAACTCGTAGGGGTAAGGGACGCAGGAAAAGTGGGGTGAATCAAAATCTGAGTAAAGCCAGACAAGCACAAGACCCTTTATTAAGTGTGACAACTGAAACTATAGATGATCAAAGTACAAGTCTCTCAAAAAGAGATTGGCGGTCACTTCCAAGGCgtaaaagattgtggaatacagATGATAATCTAAAACGGTCTTTGAGATCAGATGCTGCAAAGAATGATGAGGAGACTATAGAGAATATACAGcacaatgaaacaaaacaaagtttGTCTAGCACACCCAAGAGGAAGATGGAGGGATTTAACTTGAGGGAACGATATGGTCTAAAGACCATAATCACAAACTGTGGCAGAGTCTTTGTCCCACATGGTTCAGATGTTGACGTAGAATCTGCAAAAAAGGAGAAAACACATGTTGAGATGAGCATTGACACAAATGCAGGAACGATTTCTCCTGTGGAGAACAAATCCAAAGAAATAGTGGAAAGTAAGGGAGAATCTCCCTTGAAGGGTAAGGAAGAATTGCCCTCTAAAGATCCACTGGTCAATGATGACGAACACTCAGACAGCCCTTCGAAAGACATGCCAAATGCTCTCTTGTCAGCATTAAGGATATTGAGAAAACTTCACAAAACCCATCCATCAGAAAGTGACAAAAGTCAGGATTTATGTCCAGAAAAGTCTACGAATGATACATCAAACGTGGTTGTAGGTGtccaacaaaacaacaaagatCATCCTGTTGCTGTTCAGGCAGATGCAACTTCCAGTGTTCCAGGAGTTTCTGACCAATCCACGCATTCTGACCCAAAAGTATCCTCTCCTGACAAAAccaaaaagaaaggaaaacatGTTGTGTACAGTGCAATATCTATAAGCAAATTAAAGACTGTGCTCAGAAGGGGAAAGAAGGGGAAATCTCCTACCCCTGGTGACAGTGCAAAATCTGAGCCAGATAATGCAGAGCCAGAGTCAAAAAAAGGAAAGTTTGATCTGAAATGTGATGCTGCCCAAAATGAGCTGACAGACAAAGGATCACAACCCACAAATGAAGAGGCACAGCTTACGCCAATGAAAGGTGCGGAGTTGACAAAACAACCTGTGTCTTGGAGAGGTCTTATTCACAAGGCATCAAAAGAAAATGGTAAGGAAATGATTAGCTTACACATTCTGTGATTAAACAAATGTACCAAGAGTGGGAGAGTGTCCTGAAAGTGTTCGGTGTGTATTTGCGACCAGTTTCAAACCTCAATCCTTTGTGATTACGTTTCATTCTCTGTAGAATATTAGACTGGTTTGATATTAAGGCATGATTATGCTGGTGTATTAAAATTGGCCCCACGTTTTCcctatccatctgtctgtcttctGTGTGCATGTTCTGCTGCTGCTTAAGGCCACTGTTGTACTCTACTTCCTCTTATTCTTTTGCATGTCTGCATGATTATGCACTGCTTCTACTGCTATTTTatgctttctttgtttttgtctaTTTCTTACAGGGTCCCTCAATTTTGACACATCAGCACCTTTTGAAATAGCTAAACATGCTGACCCGCAGCTCATAACTTCGTTTATTGGGGATAGGGTGGGAAGGAGAAGAATTAGCACTGATGGCAAAGCCAGTGCAGAGAGACTGAGCACGGGTGCATCTCTGCCCTCAGATGCTTTGAGTTTACTGGCTGACTTGGCCCTTGGTGCGAATAACGATAAAATGTTAAACTTAGAAGCCAAAGCTGGCCAGGAGGCCCTTGATGGAGTGAAGGCTAGCGGCTCCCCGGAGTCAGTCCTTCATGCACTTCTTCGTTATCCATCCGCCAGATTTAAATTACCCCCCAGGTCTCCTTTCCCAGAAGGTCTTTTAGTGACTGGGGAACTGATTTTGGAAATATCAAAAGAACATTCTTACTCACAGCCCACCTCTCCGCTGTCAGGTTTGTCAGGTCCATCTCCCAAGGTTTCTTTTCCATCTGGAAGTGTAGAATCGCCTCTGTCATTGAAAACTGGGCTTCATCTGAACCTACCCAAAGATGCTGTGGCCTCATGTCATCAAGAGGAAGGGGATAAAGCAGAATGGGAGCATTTGATTTCTCCAAATAAGCCATCGTCAGAGATCCTCAAGACGAAACGGAGATCAAGAATTTTACGCAACAGAACCATAATCGAAAAGGAGGGAATGATTCAAGTGACGAGGATTTGGAAAGAACCATATGATTTTAAATTTGACAGCAAGTTCAccaatgacagtaaagacaaaactGTCACACGAGCACTTCATGGGTAAGTACTGCTTGTTGCCCCTAAATTACGGTTAAGGTTTAATTATGATTATTGAagtgaatatttaatattgtttttatgttgatttGTGGCCAACAAGCTATTCGCACAAGACAAATATCAAAGCATTATGGCTTTTAGTTACTATTTTTCTGATAAGTGACAGTATAGTGACAAtaatgaatagttcacccaaaattcaAAACTCAGAAATAAGGATGTTTTTTTCATCTGCTGGTTCAGTCACgccatttccatttttattttttttacttgccTTTCCAATATTTCCATCCATCccactaaaaaaatatatttttagactattaatttgttttatttcccataaatatttctattttttaaattaaatgttacataatGCAAACAATTACTGATTGGTTTGTAGTTTTCAACATATTGTTAACATTATTCTCATTCTATCAAGACTACCACAAGTCTTTACAATTAGCCAGATAACATTTTTATCCAGGTGGTGACAAATCAGGGGAATTTGCAACACCAATGTAGAATTTTACAGAACACCAAATGTCTTGAGTTTCCAAGATACAAAAATGCCACATGCTTAAAATATGCCAAAGATGCGGTTTGCACCCTCTGTAACAGTTTTTGTGGCGAGAATGTGAGTTTAACAGTTTTTGTGGTAATCCTTCGAGTCATCATAACCCATAAATAGACATCCCAGAAAGGCTCTgaatttctttttctctttcctaATATTGACAGGAAATGGAAGTTCAGTATTGAAGATACCTATGAGGATATCCATCTCATTTTTCACATGTGGATTGGTCTTTTCTATAGTAAGCCCACGTCCAGGTTATTTCACCTTGAGAATTGTACTGCACTTCCAAAGGAGAAGAATGTTGAAATGGTTCATTTGGACATAAACGCTATTCAGAATGCTGTGTCATTACTCAATGTTGATTTGAGCCAGAAAGCGGACTCGGCCAAGCCTGTGCATGTTTCATCAGAAGTTTTGGATCTTTCTGTGAAAAATGATGAGCCTGTAAGTCTTCATTCAGTCTCAGATCAGAGCAAAAGTAAAGACACTGCATCACAACCTGGTGAAATATCATCTCATAAGCATGAAACGGCACTAAGGCGTTCACCTTCTGGGACAAGTCTCTCCTCCAGTCCGAAAGTTACAGCATTGATGGTAATGTATTATATCTTACACCATTAAAATTGTACTGTATTTAGgtgatgtaatttttttttttccatgatgcgattttatatttttatagaattttcaAATGTTCTATGACAACATAAATCAGTAATTTATTAGGTTATCACTTTCACACCGAGCGCGAACCGATTGATCGCCTTCTGCTAATTCACGCCTGCATGCTAGGTGGCGCCAACCATGTGCATCTCGAATATGGTCCGCTGCCcaatatacagcattaaattaagataaataacgtttggttctacaccagaaacacaaactACCTATAATGCCTACAaaatacatcttaaaatataaataaaggtatAATTAGCATcgttacatttgaaaatgtatgagattatttatatttttgcttaaaaccCACTTTAAACCATCACAGAGTACTTGTAATAACTTCCGATTGAGATCTAAagtggattttttattttataataggcagacatgcactctttgtatattttataaaggATTGAACGAGACACCTGCTTCTCATTTGTCATAAACAtcctttattgttataaaaatatctGATATCTGTTATAATATATATGAGCtgcataaaacacatacagaaaatatatagtCATAATCATATGCTCATAATCGTATTTGCTTTCACATTTCATGTATAGAAAAATGTTTCTCTCATTTTTTCATACATTATGTCAGGAGATATTATCCCATGATTGACAGCTCTTGAGTGAACGCGCTCTGACTCATAACTATCCCTGTGTCCCAATGtacatactatccaccctatttGCCCTAAATACGGtagtattgaaaatgactaGTATCACACAGAAATTAGGATGGATagtgtgcacattgggacgcaggcactCTCTCTCAGAATACTCTTCTTCGGTGTTTGTTTACACTGGTTTTTGAAACCGCACCACCACTCTCGCCCTTTTGTGCAACAGCAGCTGCTCCGGGCAGGTGATCTTAGCTCAAATTTAATTGAACGGACCATTTTGACACGGAgcaatgggggaaaaaacaacacaCGTTTCCGTGTTCAGTGTGAAAAGGCCATTACATAACTGTGAGTGGCAAAAGTATGCaaatctttgctttcagtatctggcCTGACCCCCTTTTGCAGCAATAAATAcagctaaatgtttttttttgtaactgctGATCAGTCCTGCCCAACAACTTGTTGGAATTTTAGCCCATCCCTTAGTACAGAACTGCTTCAACTCTATGAACTGCTTGATCCAGGTCCTTCCGCAAAATTTCAGTTGGATGaacattaactttgttcttttttttaaccattctttggtagaaCAGTTGTGCTTGGGGTCATTGTCTCTATGCTGGAATGCTTTTCCTTTCTTCAAACATAACACTtctcatttaaacaaaaaagttctattttggtctcatctgtccacaaaACATTTCTCCAATAGCcctctggcttgtccacatgatctttagcaaaCTGCAGATGGGCAGCAATGTTCTTTTTGTAGAGCAGTGGCTTTCTCCTTGCTACTGTACGATGCACACCATGGTTGTTCAATGTTCTCCTGATGGTGGactcatgaacattaacattagacaatgtgagaaaggcctttagttACTTAGAAGTTAGCCTAGGGTCCTTTGCAACCTCACGGACTACTACATGTCTTGCTTTTGGAGTGATGTTTGTTAGTCGACCACTCATGGGGAGGCtaacagtggtcttgaatttccttcatttgtacacaatctatctgactgtggatttgtggtgtccaaactctttagagatTGTTTTGTGAAGTTTTCCAGCCTAATGACCAACAACAGTTGTTTCTCTGAGGTCCTCGGAGATTTCCTTTGCAAGTGCTATGATTTACTTCAACAAACATAagactttgatagatccctgttctttAAAACAGGGCAGGCACTGACACCTCATAGTCATCCCACTGACTGAAAATACCTCTGAacagatggactctaatttcaccttAAAATTACCTGCTAATCCTACAGAATCACACACTTTTGCCACTCACAGATATGTAATATtagatcatatatatatatatatttatatttatatatatttatatatatatatatttatatttatatttatatatatatatatatatatatatatatatatatatatatcataagtatatattttgcctcatttgtttgattgcgCTCTCTTGGTCAACTTTCAGGACTTGCATAAAAATCTGATGATATTTTGGGTTATATTTATGgtgaaatatagaaaattctaatgGGTTCAAGactttaaacacattatttttttataaacaaattcatatttttttaatcttttttttttatgtttataagtATTTATAGGAACTTTTATAGAATAAATTTTTCTGAGATAACGGTTTGCTAACTGATAACTTTTTAAGCCAGtaatttctatcttttgctgtagtgtctgtaggaaatatcagtttacatttccaaactttccttttgccattaattgtaataatccagtgattATTAtatgcacaaggagtctgacaacagccagtgctccacacagggATCTGATTTCACCATCATTGATTTTGTCTGGGATTACatgaaagaaacagaaacaaacCGAGAGAGACTAAATTCAgaaaactgtggcaacgtctccaagacaCTTGAAGAAACCTACCTGCTGAACTACAGTACTGTGAAAAGTTTtgggcacttgtgtaaaaatgctgtaaagggtagatgcttttaaaaataatatcataaatagatttcatttatcaattaacttctattaactaaatctTATCAACATTTGGTGTCAGCACCCTTAGCCTTTATCCTAGGTGCACTTGCACATTgtttttcaggtagctttgcagAAAGGTTTCGTCAAGTGTCTTGGAGACGTTGGCACGGTTCTTCTGGtttttagtctgtctcagtttttTTCATGTAATCCTAGACCGGCTGAATGATggtgagatcagatctctggaGCATACTGGCTGTTAATGGCAAATGGAATATTTTCTACGTACACACAAGAAAGAAATAACTGGCttaactttttttgtaaaaatactgtgtttatatataaatcagttatatatatttgcttcttgtacagtgtgtgtgatttttaaatacTGATTTTTATTTCTCTGTTACAGAATTATAGAACTGCTGTAGATGTACCAGTGGAAAGTTCAGTGCCTGACAATAATGACATTGATGAAGAAAATGACATCACCAATGACTGCTCATATTCACAACACTTGGAAAAAAACAGTGCATACAGCCAGTTGTGTGAGCAAGCATCAAATATGAGAATAGGTGTTCGGATACTTCAACCAAAGGTCAGAAATGCTACAAATAATAAAGCATCCACCAGCATAGCCACTTCTGGTCCCCAAAAAATTGGTGTTTTCCATCAAATACTTGGTCCCATAAAACCATCAGCATTCTCAAAACAACACCGTCTGattttgggtaggaaaaggtttGATCTGGGTTTAAAGAATGAAATTGGGCATGTACCTCATGTAATA is a window encoding:
- the tasor2 gene encoding protein TASOR 2 isoform X2 is translated as MENETTRSTEGLLEPVHPGSVTFNESILAPLHNNYLYEESKECFTYNSAHLINNGALQKRYAAFRSEKREKGYSEQELEESFGFLLLDDANRARKIGETGLLVGQAKCTTLGDSSKGVYISKYSDCLDLKRWYDGKTGYIVLLKLTKGRVKEVTDNYTQNFTPPTAGYDCHISDQLGAVSSTISSFLAYERTQYYMYELHDGSNEIETCPRHACPFAIVAFSYGKMSTTPELEKKSQDKTVFHYQPWIGQFKIESTVYDVGLQSSSGAWFPAKLPKTVQIDHAIGVSELKRTLPREIFETCIVGEVCIDGRCFNLYDVVSSKAKNDLAQIAQELKEKDTALVIPLEDSGFLILLHSTHLFSYEDAKSGKAAALQGMFIFPDSRTVPRDAKSDLQNTKVSTEIMQVIPALNYAETEMEKCPQNQQGRSQMSLEKHLQDYGTLFHPGLLDVPTREASMFPDQYDVPGGFTLISPKWSQEAGTRLKSYFDEPYGFTIPVGRALELLTAGRQQRGDDHDDDVYYCISSPEEVPQTDGHIEMEVTKQSEAISDASDRIAETVKRQKDEQKHSSTEKPQPALPEGLGKLGTAVVTVADSVLEYPTSTVSPKLGDVPTENCVSIENDVEKTSQGSTKGDDDGVGVSTKETPIQTSSIPIIKSTEEGAAGGMEDNTHPEKTIPDPDKKVNRRSFSRRRVNSPDDSTKDQIKTDDINQKPHSTRRGKGRRKSGVNQNLSKARQAQDPLLSVTTETIDDQSTSLSKRDWRSLPRRKRLWNTDDNLKRSLRSDAAKNDEETIENIQHNETKQSLSSTPKRKMEGFNLRERYGLKTIITNCGRVFVPHGSDVDVESAKKEKTHVEMSIDTNAGTISPVENKSKEIVESKGESPLKGKEELPSKDPLVNDDEHSDSPSKDMPNALLSALRILRKLHKTHPSESDKSQDLCPEKSTNDTSNVVVGVQQNNKDHPVAVQADATSSVPGVSDQSTHSDPKVSSPDKTKKKGKHVVYSAISISKLKTVLRRGKKGKSPTPGDSAKSEPDNAEPESKKGKFDLKCDAAQNELTDKGSQPTNEEAQLTPMKGAELTKQPVSWRGLIHKASKENGSLNFDTSAPFEIAKHADPQLITSFIGDRVGRRRISTDGKASAERLSTGASLPSDALSLLADLALGANNDKMLNLEAKAGQEALDGVKASGSPESVLHALLRYPSARFKLPPRSPFPEGLLVTGELILEISKEHSYSQPTSPLSGLSGPSPKVSFPSGSVESPLSLKTGLHLNLPKDAVASCHQEEGDKAEWEHLISPNKPSSEILKTKRRSRILRNRTIIEKEGMIQVTRIWKEPYDFKFDSKFTNDSKDKTVTRALHGKWKFSIEDTYEDIHLIFHMWIGLFYSKPTSRLFHLENCTALPKEKNVEMVHLDINAIQNAVSLLNVDLSQKADSAKPVHVSSEVLDLSVKNDEPVSLHSVSDQSKSKDTASQPGEISSHKHETALRRSPSGTSLSSSPKVTALMNYRTAVDVPVESSVPDNNDIDEENDITNDCSYSQHLEKNSAYSQLCEQASNMRIGVRILQPKVRNATNNKASTSIATSGPQKIGVFHQILGPIKPSAFSKQHRLILGRKRFDLGLKNEIGHVPHVILQKEKVSDSAESKEIFEAMKERKKDGCPEAMVNENVDETVELKTGASVLVEEESVSVAEERKVVSDEGRRDRCLTVMEDGSVEENMTSETPSQDQTNITEHKETVHVKEDLKTSLDLKDHANMVDEPRDDSSHETNVEEHNETPNITEEPKPVLDDTSLVDHVDELSDISSDETRTEELNETSNTNEELKHVHDLKDHANMADELKDALSEETNIEECNEYSNAKEELDLKKKSNVVDASSLETEGNDTKEPVEAKECYTGEEMMQESEIKSKEEADLVGSDTEHETSTSMEEYLDDFTLVLEDDINSVDMEFSDEDSETKVRKEVYEQNISTDKSSDFTDGDHDMKMHKSEKQPQTPEQANFVDGALEEFRKDSCPGVDQLMSVQEKHTLAANNDASDVMHDEGETKTTEQSIVVQQEALDVCQDESKPTSTVEPTKIDISHLEKDDERDLGQQDAFKVTGEDDTLFDENETQSQGSCEDQMIESNQECLSLKICASLPNTTTDSRDEAVALIDKPSEVQENSMCSTPTRDEIPCYPEVNKGFRKEDLNRDLYYPDDTDHADMMPPKSPVSPQPHVSTMKPLSDFIGHYEEIHNDNLRWCRNRYTGTMDFKEKSTTTTEHSPNEDSFPLKHKLYLTSQQKDDCNFIEGASQNDSELYYRDDLHGYYHRSDEDTPWHDCHTVESIDHRFYPCGNDSVGDNDSPICSKYITSERDYSYKHKKHAKKERDDYCWAEKNYKSDTLSFKYPIKVTCTADYETEVARSSKKKSRKSKFPDAFCQNAEWNDSSDSIKKTSYFETYQTKPTRLFTVSSTPHVKPSTQQFDWRRYFRREVTCSQLLDASERDNKFDIPPSSLVTILDRKGNRVIFNNSPTMKPSFDGSSLTKGLEDSFNEWQEQQSKADVTRSALDCEYLIFSQKVNRVLKETKSSTASHCRSNPDPASCPMTVRFSNLSEVENSAELSKAQPSLTDFKIKVDMSDGKEMRETLRNRKPHLQRLFCEKSSDVEFSGISEITEQCAVTYKSMMNDVCSGKTMPCPTEARKRKFDRDRVGRHSGFCGRIKKDVFDSPKSIVSQAKIKYRFYILVTSTDTFFEETKNLLEIEGHRPVEPDDFDLNGDDQSPLLIILRNEDIAAHICEVPYLLELKKSPSVLFAGIDRPDDVVNFTHQELFAKGGFIVCDELALNTLTLDDMKKVAGILEELDKQGKWKWFLHYRDSRRLRETARSSPEASKKQQFLDCCQKAGIVEVLPYHDCDVMSRDRPDYLFCLTRLQIQNASVRFPVFITDTPTESFGTNGILTMNIYTFSRILSNDTCSVS